ccctctccttttcttctctcttctatactttatgaacagtacgctttgtctgtatagcgtgcaagaaacaatacttttcactgtatcccaatacatgtgacaataataaatcaaatcaaatcaaatcaaattatacaGATTCTGTTTTCTGACCGGCAGCCaaccttctatccatgctaatatgttagccCACACACCATGAGCTTATAGTTTCGCATtagcctttgatgtggcatcttatcagatgtcttctgaaaatccagaacaTCTCGAGGCTCCTCTTTATCCACATGTTACTCTTTCAAAAACTCCAATAAATCGGttaaacattatttccctttcagAAAACCGTGCTGACTCTTACTAATTACCTTCAATTTTTCGAAGTGTCCAGCTATAGCCTCCTTAATGGTGGATTCCAACAACTTTCCCACCACCAACATCAAGCTAACTGGCCAAAGGATTCCTGTTTCCAGCTTCCCTCCTTTCTTCAATTGAAGGGTTATATTTGCTACTCTCCAGTCTGATGGAACTTTCCAGAATCTGGTGAATTTGCACCAGCGCATCtactgccacctttttttaaggcCATGAAATGGAGTCCATCAGGCCTTGGACACTTGCCAGCTCACAGCTCTATCAGTTTGCGAGGTACCACTCCCCTCATGTTTataatttccccaagttcctctcccccttccacctcctgatttacagctattcatagaatcattgaatcatagaatccctacagtgcagaaggaggccatttggcccatcgagtctgcaccgaccacaatcccacccgggcccctattcccgtaaacgcatatatttaccctgctaatcccctgacactagggtcaatttagcatggccaatccacctaacccgcacatctttggattgtgggaggaaaccggagcagccggaggaagcccatgcagacacggggagaacgtgcgaactccacacagacaggaacccaagccgggaatcgaacctgggtccctggcgctgtgaggcagcagtgctaaccactgtgccaccgtgctgcccttaatggAATGTTTTTTGAACCCTCAATAGTGAACACAGGAGCAAAATAtttgtctgccatttccttgttatcTCCTATTAACTCACCGCTGTGTCACTCTCTGGGGGACCAACACCCACCCCACTTATTCTTCTCCTTTTTGAATGCCTGCAGAAGCTTTTGCTTTCCATTCTTACATGTCTAGCCcagcttcctctctcactctaatCTCTTTCTCCTCATTAAGCATTTAGTCATTCTCTGCCATTGTTTATATTCTGACCAACCATCTGTCCTGACACTCATCTTTGCAGAGTGGTACACTTTTCCCCTTGCGATTGATGTTTTCCTGAACTTCTTTGGTTAATCACTGATGGTGTGTGTCTACCCCTTGGAATATTTCTTTATCATAGATCCCGAAATATCGCGTTAAAAGTCTGCCTCTGCCTCTCTATTGATCTATCCTGTAACCTGGTGCCCAATTCGGTTCAGCTTGCTCAACCTTCATGCCCTCATAGTTGCTGTTATTTAAATCTAAATTtctagtcttagacccactcttctccccttCAAACAGGATGTAAAGttcaatcatattgtggtcactgctaccTAGGGCTGCCTTTACTCTGAGATCATTAATCCATCCCACCACAATCGGCCcatcaggattaggctattgagttggacgatcagccatgatcgtaatgaatggtggatcaggctcgaagggccaaatggcctcctcctgctcctatcttctatgtttctatattccagAATACCAAGTCTAATAGAACctgttctctggttggttccagaatgtgCTGATGTAAGAAACTTTCTCAAAAGCATTCTGAGAACTCTTCACCAAGGCTAATATGCTAATCTGCTTTTTCCAGTTTATATGTTGACTGAAGTCACCGATCATCAATGTCATCTCTTTAGCACAAGCAACTAATATTTCTCCTGATACACTTTGTCCTACATTGTGGTTACGGTTGGGGAACCTGCAGATCAGTTCCACCAGTGACTTATTTCACCCTTCTGTTTATCAGCTTTACCCAAATGGGGCGgcccgatggcacagtggttagcactgctgcctcacagcttcagggacccgggttcaattccggccttgggtcactgtctctgccgagtttgcacattcttcccgtgactgtgtgggtttcctctgggtgctccagtttcctcctacagtccaaagatagataggttaggtggattggccatgctaaattgcaccttagtgtccaatgatgtgcaggttaggtggattggccatgctaaattgccccttagtgtccaaaatgtgcacattaggtggattggccatgctaaattgccacttagtgtccaaagtgtgcatattaggtggattggccatgctaaattgcccctcagtgtccaaagttgtgcaggttaggtggattggccatgctaaattgccccttcatgtacCAAGCTGTGCAAGTTcgggggatcagcggggtaaatatataaggctacggggatagggcctgggtaagatgctctaccagatagttggtgcagacctgatgggctgaatggcctccttctgcactgtagggattcgatgtaattgattccaaagcttgaTCTCCTCAACCAAGGTCATCGCTAACTATTGCTCTCATGTCATCTTTGGTTAACAGTGCTACCCCTCCACCGCTATATCGGTCCTATCCACACCTCTCAATATTCAGTACACTGTCcttgttggtggcacagtgattagcactgctgcctcacagcaggttcgaatcccagctgtctgtgcagagtctgcatggtctccccgtgtctgcgtgggtttcctccgggtgctctggtttcctcccacagtccgaaagacgtgctggttagggtgcatcggccgtgctaaattctccctcagtgttacccgaacaggtgctggggtgtggcgactcggggaatttcacagtaacttcattgcagaattgatataagccgacttgtgacaataataaataaaattaaatgaaGAACTGAGGTATTATGGGAAGGTGATTTGAGGTTTGATCTGccgtgatcttaatgaatggtggggttgacttgaagggccaaatggtcgacTCCTACTCCTGCTGCTCTTTCTTATGTTCAAATGTATCGACAACAGCTTTATCTAGAATGCATTAAGGTTTGGAAACCTCTCATGAGAGCGAAGGAAAGGGTTAGACAAAAAAAATTTGAATTAGTTAACACAACACATCCTCCATGGAAAGAAAGATGATTCTTCCTCAGATGATTTGGATGGGGAAGAACAAATTCGACATTGTAATCAAAGCAATAACCAGATAAACccaagatgtggagttgctggcgttgggctggggtagacacagtaagtagtctcacaacaccaggagtgttccctttctgcaggggaacgcttcagcagtcacgggcattcagcctctgatcttcgggtaagcgttctccaaggcggccttcacggcacacgacaacgcagagtcgctgagcagaaactgataaccaagttctgcacacatgaggacggcctcaaccgggatcttgggttcatgtcacactatctataacccccatgacttgcctgggcttgcaaaatctcactaactgtcctggctggagacaatacacatctctttaacatgtgcttaaccctctctccactcacattgtcttcacttgtaaagacttgattacctgtaaagactcgcattccaaccattatcttgtaattcagtttgtgtctatatatgccctgattgtgaaccaaaatcttcactcacctgatgaaggagcagtgctccgaaagctcaagctaccaaataacctgttggactttaacctggtgttgtgagactacttactgtagatAAACCCAAGTGTATTATTTGTCTAACAGTTAGTGTTAATGACAGCTCATGAAACGAAGAGGGAagaaaggtttgatttgatttattattgtcacatgtattagtatacagtgaaaagtattgttccttgcgcgctacacagacaaagcataccgttcatagagaaagaaaggagagggtgcagaatgtagtgatacagtcatagctagggcgtagagaaagatcaacttagagcgaggtaggtccattcaaaagtctgacagcagcagggaagaagctgttcttgtgtcggttggtacgtaatcccagacttttgatttgatttattattgtcacatatattagtatcagttagaagtattgtttcttgcatgctatacagacaaagcatatcgttcacagagaaggaaaggagagagtgcagaatgtagtgttacagtcatagctagggtgtagagaaagatcaccttaatgcaaggtaggtccattcaaaggtctgatggcagcagggaagaagctgttcttgagccggttggtacgtgacctcagacttttgtgtcttgttcctgatggaagaaggtggaagagagaatgtccggggatgcgtggggcccttgataatgctggctgcttctcccgaggcagcgggaagtgtagacagagtcaatggatgggaagctggcttGCTTTGGAGTTTTCCACTTTCATTTTAATGAACTATCTGAAACATTTGAACTGGAACACAGATATTTCTTTTTGCATTTGTAGGAAGTTGTATATCGGTTACACTGCCTGACAAACGTATCCCTAGTGACCAACGGGAGGACAAAGCATGTGAACCTGGGACGGATTACGGTAAATCCATCATTCAACTGTTCTGCAAATCTGATCAGTTTATTCGATTGCTTCCTGAAAGGACACGACACATCATTTTATCATTGTATTTGTAATGGTCACCGTTCGTGTTGTTGATTGATAAATATACATGGTGGCATATATTCCTGGCAAGCGGCTAAGGCAATGCTTCCCAAAGTTGTGACCCCATTTAAATACCGCAGACTTCCTGTGACGTACCCAGATTGAAAATTTGGGGGCATGAAATTTAAGTGGGACTGGGAGGGGGATAGAAGGATTATtcccaacaccgccccccccccccccacaccgcgccccccccctcccccacccccaccacccccccacaccccccccccccccctcccaacccccaccagTGGGGAGGCTTCAGTTGTTAAGCGGAGAGACAAGACTTGAGGAAAAGTCCAGATTTCTACCAAGAAAAATAAAGCAAATACCTTCCGTGATGAGACAGTGCTATTGGTATGTTTAATGTTTCTgtagaatgtttaaaattcagcttcatTCTGCAGGTAATCGGTTATCTAGAAAACATTCAGCTCACATGCTGGGAAAGCTGGATAACTCTTTTAGCCATGTAGCGTTTACTAAGATAGagaaaatggacttttgtttacataAAAGAGATCCCCTGGGATTTCTTGATGTAAGCAAAGGAATTTGATcttttgattaagttgattgacagggtcacgtGTCGAAGTCTCGACTTCCGAGTTTGACGCTTAACAGAAATACATTTTAACACAAGATACTTGACCGTCAGATTATGTTTTtatttacttgctagcaaggggagAGTATCTCATCAAAATGGTCAGAACACAActtcacagaacaaagaaaatcatcaattcttatacTTTTCCTTCGTTCACAgtcagctggacacaatccaatcaaaaggaCATACATTAtgtattgatccaatagaatgAGTAACTGAACATCCCAGGGCTGCGTGATCACGGTGCCTTTTAGGACACtaataaatggggcggcacggtggcacagtgattagcactgctgcctcacagcgccagggacctgggtttgattcacaggtcactgtctgtgctccggtttccttccgcagtccgaaagacgtgctggttaggcggattggccgtgctaaattctccctcagtgtacccgaacaggcgctggagtgtggcgactaggggattttcacaataacttcattgcagtgttaatgtaagcctacttgtgactaataaataaataaactttaaatctccaTCAAGCCTTATCAATTGTCCCTGAACCTGCACCTTAATCTTCCCTTAGCCAGACATCTTTATATCTGTCTCCATTTTGCGAGCAGCCTAACAAAGCAGCTTCATTAAAACAGCCTCACACATGGCTGCCTTGACTGAGAAGAGGGGCCTGTTAAAGCCATTAGTTACTTTATGGCCTTGTTTGTGAAGTAACTGGAAAGGAATGTGTCAAGTCAAATTGCCTTCAGGATATTCCCCGATTATACTCCATTTTAATAAGTTTGTTTATCGCCAATATAACTGAAacatgtgtgtatatgtggacTAAGATATTACAAATACCTTTGTTACGACAAGGTATGAAAACACGTAATTACAACGACTGACAGCTTGCTCACTGTTGAACTAAAGTAAGCTTTACTTCTAAGCTGATTAAGCATAATGTCCCACCAAGGCTAGCAATCTTTTCGTAGCCTTTTCCTTTCTATACTTCTACACATGTGATAGTGTGGTTAGTGGGGGGAGCTAGGTTTGCAGCAGAAGAATGGGTTTCAGTATTTGGCTGGCGCTGTTTTAAGACCGAGGgctacaagctgctctgaaaatcgAACCTCTGGAAGCTACAAGACTTTATATCTtgtatgcctgggtttgctaaccGTATTTAAAGTGATATTTAAATCTAAGAGGAATGTTACTTAATTGGAAcggaaatagtgataagttagaaatgagagttgtttcctttcattttttaactgttgttcaactgttaagctgcttcattttatgAGAGTTGTATTTAAACTGGGTTATGAATAATGCATGTTTTGATAAACCCTCCCTAATTTGTCAGCAGAGTTATTCCAGGAACGAagaatcctatcctcacattgatATCAAAGTAGAAATATTGTCAGGATCTACTCTGGCTTCATAATGTACTGTGGGGTTTGGGGTCCAGCACCCCAACAACACCTACTCACAGGCTTATTTTAGCTGCGATTAGACCTCACAGCAATTATCTCAAttattttgggccccatatctaaggaaggatgtgctggccttggaaagggtccagaggaagttcacaagaatgatcctggtatgaagagcttgtcgtatgaggaacggttgaggactctgggtctgttctcgatggagtttagaaggatgggggggatcttattgaaacttacaggatactgcgaggcctggatagagtggacgtggagaggatgtttccactagtaggaaaagctagaaccagagggtacaacctcaggctaaagggacgatcctttaaaacagagatgaggaggaatttcttgagcctgagagtggtgaatctgtggaactctttgtcgcagaaggctgtggagaccaggtcattgagtgtctttaagacagagatagataggttcttgattaataaggggatcagggttatggggaaaaaggcaggagaatggggatgagaaaaatatcagccatgatagaatggtggagcagactcattgggccaagtggcctaattctgctcctatatcttatggttttatggtcttattttgGTTATGCCCTGCACAACAAACAAAGCACCTTTTAGGGGTCCATGCAGCTGTCTGAAATCAGTCAGAGCTCCATGCTCATGATCCCACAAGTCGTGGCCAACAGTATGGGAAGTCACGAGCTAAGTATTGTCACCGTGCTGTACATTTATGAGTAAAGTTTCAGCTTAGCACGGGTTCAAtaccgacctcgggtgactgtctgtgtggagtttgcatgttctccctgtgtctgcgtgggtttcctccaggtgctccggtttcctcccacactccaaaaatgtgcaagttaggtgaattggccatgctatattgctccttagtgtccaaagatgtgtaggttaggtggattggccaggctacatTGCCCCTTTGTAACCAGAggtatacaggttaggtggattggccatgctaaattgccccttagtgtcagggagattagcagtgtaaatacttggggttgctGGGATTGggcatgggtgagattgttgttggtgcacgctcgatgggccaaatgacctccaaatgcactgtagggattctatgattatgcagCACTCATTGCAACAATATTTAACTCATTTCTTTTTCAATCCATTTCTTCCCTTATAGTTTACCAAGTACGTTTTCTAGGCAAGGAAAAGAAAGACAGTTACATTTACTACAACATGGAAATCCTTACTGTCATAAAATCAGGTGAGCTCTCTTCATGttcctgaaccgaccacaatgaAAGCACAACACCAGAGAAAAAGAATGTTAATGCACATTAATATTACCTATAACAAAAAATCTCGGATTGTATCATCGACATTTGGTCCATCCAATCACTAAGTCCACGGCCTGCATCGATACCAGAACTGGTGAGATGGCAAATCGAGTGCTACTGTTGACATACAGCaacttttgggtggcacagtggttagcactgctgtctcacagcgccagggacccgggttctattcccgccttggatcactgtctgtgtggagtctgctagttctccccgcgtctgcatgggtttcctccgggtgctccgtcttcctcccacagttcgaaagacgtgctggttagggtgcattgaccgtgctaaattcttgctcaatgtacccgaacaggcaccggagtgtgacgactaggggatttttacagtaacttcattgcagtgttaatgtaagcctacttgtggcactgataaattaaacttaaaacaaatTAACTTGTCGAAAGTGAATTGGTTTCTGTTTAATAGCATCATGACCTTGTAATCTCAGGAAACTAGCTTTCTATAGTTTTTTTATGAGACATGGTTTGTAGAGTGGCGGGGCCAGAGGGGCAGggtctatgggggggggggggggaggaggtatatcggtggggttgggggggatcccactgccactctgcactaggatcagtgacagagggagggagatcaaagatcggggctggtcattggggtcgggggggggaggtagtTGACCtatgaggagggggggtgagttCAAggctgccgggggtgggggtttgggactGCAGGCTGTCACATGGCCGGTGACGGGGGGGGCGGTTGTTGTACtcgccagcgatcgggaggccggcagtgtgcggctactgcgcatgcgctgatctcggcactgacagatcggcgcgtgcacagtggcccgctcagagctatactgccggcctctccagcgggaatatgcCCCACCCCACTGATTTTTCAATATAGATCTTTcaggtgcactctgcagtgctcagagtgtgggaaattcattttgaaaacccaGCTAAAAAAATCCAACGGGACTTACTGCAGATTTTAGGCGAATTCgacaattagaatttttttgagagaatctgACCCATTTATTATCTGTCCTTAATTGCCTGGGATTGGGGGaggcctagtgttattattgctagattattaattaagaaactcagctaatgtcctggggacccgggttcaaatcccgccatggcataaaacaaaatctagaattaagaatctgctgatgaaaccattgtcgattgtcggaaaaactcatctggttcactaatgtcctttagggaaggaaatctgccatccttacccggtctggcctacatgtgactccagacccacagcaatatggttgactctcaactgcccttgggcaattaaggatgggcaataaatgctggcccagccagcgacgcccatgtcccacaaatgaataaaaaagggacaTGGTTACTGAAGATCTGCTGGAGGTCCTCTCACTGTAATTTCCCTATCACCTCTGTAACAGCCTGGGaagcttctttgcactctctccaaagcttccacgtccttctggtagtgtggcgactagaactgcacgcaatattccaagtgcggcctaaccaaggttttatatagctgcaacatgatttccgaACTCCTGTACTTAATAACAGTTACGTAACAGTTAGAACCTTGAATGCACAGTCTGAGAGTCTGGAGGCTGATTTAATCACGGCTTTCCAAAGAGAATTGGGCAATCACCTGACAAGAAAAGAGTTTACAGCTACAGGAAAATGGCAAGGCCATTGGACTAGCGGCATTGCTCTTGAGGAGAGCTGGCATCGACACaacgggccgaatagcctccttctgctctgtaagcaTTCTTTGATTCTTTGGCTCTGCACTTACTCAATGACAAGTAGTTTTTATTCAGTATTTAGAAATATCATTCGCCACAAATGGATTGCCATTGAAACAGGTGATGCTAATATATCAGAAACATTAAATGGAGGCCAATAATTTTCCATCCAACAATGTGCTTTCTGTATTTAGGGAGTGATGACGTTGCGGCTAATCAAGTTAGACAGCTCGTAACTCATGCCAACTGCGAAGGAACATTTGAAGTGGAGTTGCAGAAGCATTATCTAATAATGGGTCAGGGATCAGATCTGTGGAATGACGGTGAAAGGTAAGCTGTAATTTCAGAACTAATTTCTCTCTTTTGTGTCATTCTCTGCATTTTGCCGCAATtggcattgggtggcacggtggcacagtggttagcactgctgcctcacagcgccagggacccgggttcaattctggactaaGGTCACCCTGTATTGTCGTCCTGCTGTACATTTATGAGTAGAGTTTCAGTTTagcacgggttcgattccagcctcgggtcactgtctgtgtggagtttgcacgttctccccgtgtctgcgtgggtttcctcccggtgctctggtttcctcccacagtccgaaagactggtgcattggccgtgctaaattctccctccgaacaggcgccggagtgtggcgactaggggattttcacagtaacttcattgcagtgttaagcctacttgtgacacgaatgaataaatttaaacaaTTGGACCCAACTTCTCTCCATTCACCCCGTGCATCTTTTCCATCGtcttggaaaatttt
This region of Mustelus asterias chromosome 19, sMusAst1.hap1.1, whole genome shotgun sequence genomic DNA includes:
- the LOC144507794 gene encoding complement C3-like, with protein sequence MEILTVIKSGSDDVAANQVRQLVTHANCEGTFEVELQKHYLIMGQGSDLWNDGERLSYLIGGETWIEQWPEEVECQERRYRRLCEDLEEFSEILMVNGCGT